Proteins encoded within one genomic window of Onychostoma macrolepis isolate SWU-2019 chromosome 11, ASM1243209v1, whole genome shotgun sequence:
- the apc2 gene encoding adenomatous polyposis coli protein 2 isoform X1 — protein MMSYPTASYDQLVRQVEDLRKENSHLRRELQDNSHHLSKLENETSDMKMREFAREQNSEVLRQLQSKLEQEAGTLASSGRTDVLDQLKELHMDLTNYYELKYQPHNLRVFPETMASQVGEGEERLSIGRARSPACPPSRQSSSASGEGTAMHPGHPHQATAEGRVTTQHLEDLCKERSMLLSEIEKEERERRWYYSQLQGLSQRLAELPRLDTFSMQVDFIRQQLEFEAQQLRSVMEERFGTSDEMVQRTQIRVARLEQLEKELQEAQSTRGPQEKSALSETQSTECLSKASVSDMDTGNTGTLEAPGEAGSKVEMVFWLLSMLASRDREEMSRTLLAMSSSQESCIAMRKSGCVPLLVQILHEGGTGEATGTGGYSREARSRASAALHNIVYSQPDEGQARREMRVLHVLEQIRSHCENGWDWTENHLSTPSPGGGKTTEIPEPVDPQMCQALCAIMKLSFEEEYRRAMNELGGLQAIAELIQLDQELYGMQNEPINMALRRYAGMALTNLTYGDVVNKATLCSKKNCLQAVVAQLASDSEELQQVVSSILRNLSWRADINSKRALRDVGSVSALMTCALQATKESTLKSVLSALWNLSAHSTENKVAICSVDGALGFLVSTLTYRCQTNSLAIIESGGGILRNVSSLIATRDDYRQILRDHNCLQTLLQHLRSHSLTIVSNACGTLWNLSARSPKDQELLWDLGAVSMLRNLIHSKHKMIAMGSAAALRNLLTNRPLKYKDTAVISPGSCMPSLYMRKQKALEAELDAKHLAETFDSIEKQSFKHQSINKPLRHIESLAKDYASDSGCFDDDEAPNVSTSLDTGTFSMLSMFLNNSNFLNTQPRKREGEPEQDVETFQTENKRSQPPDDEVSVAAEKLAKKITNTVAKIDKLVEDITMHTSSEDSFSLSSEDHFVDWNYGPDELHEARAISCSPCHLSDTSSFSPKERLSRAHAFLHLKTANSSLSNDSLNSGSTSDGYCGSQDQTHIVAKPTEQRRPNKLDLKVTHEEPVNSGVYISRVMCQNEIPERDFETNKDAVLLDSGSTDTEKSQEPFISTPATVSTKVSSDASIPTVKLSPSYQHVPLIQSVAKFGIAKTAINVQAAQAMRRQAWVPTVMTGGSISKFSPICSARSPTIGQLETPQKYSVENTPICFSRCSSLSSLSSGDGALDGQSQTENELESDSSLEIIEVEDVNVERKDEEDETLDDLSDSQLLLTDQKISSSDPTEIPSTIKNEKRFLRGVSPVILEDRTPSSSSENYIHETPLVMSRCSSVSSLGSFESPSIASSIQSDPCSEMISGTVSPSDLPDSPGQTMPPSRSKTPCCAESSGPETQNLSGVGSQWENSLRKFMEIADFKERFNLPPDLDTMIYFTVEKPIENFSCASSLSALPLHEHYVQKDVELKLTPLLNQQDNDPEDSEKEEDMDDQDQYSEGNSDDDIEILKECINSAMPSRFKKVRPTVMPNLSNQVLNMQSRKSANLQLPVYMVLQNKNNQMCTGQKLGMSSKEIFHDDSSYTDSAEGTPINFSSTTSLSDETLQYPLKTKGIKDWRRNKETQELIDIEAKRIEDLRMFSRFHKPTKMTCQSHIVTNQLKKTIRHMVPTQRLLIQSKEMAAKMTQQRIQSQSPVRQIQKQGQNLSKSMPQLDIPIRKQNTKVYQNQKTCSLSHAQENTLAFQSRYHPTTMEVAISHKMDRQDGLMNRTGQKPNQTNVIRNANIQDQVNSYQSRQKGFHRIKQNLILEEAPPCYSLSSSLSSLSDAEFEEHHEKPQHTWIRNKHNITSKPQCPPKSQQECNQFEENSSPSSVSMDSEDDLLIKCITSAMPQHKKKQSARKKKAEKKHKQKATLQKATEWSPENDLDSDEMASDKDSDLNSVEWRAIQEGANTIITTLQASKSQEPSSESESVLSFMSGSSFTPKEKKVYKDDKNANKPLDFAPRKPVPNFPVVFRGRTVIYTPKKETTLSQIPPPKKVTQKSDAPKNPNLAQHRSRSLHRLGQPMDSMQLSLPKRSSTPPARIPKSSSSGSSQSSTPSRHPQKKVTSPTLTIKQGPEKVASAPCSPPDKRGSTSNTNQNSKSPIDRKTQKSPVRIPFMQNPSKQARNISPLVTNQPTSISRQNTQMSGKRILPANRLDLVRMTSTHSSSGESDRNGFLRQLTFIKESSKVSRRDASSRSVPTSQHASPRRAVPGAPAVFLCSSRCQELKEAVQVPRRMPVTQGQRQVQEQEVLRQDMAPSRATSIDRDVTVKRPARRTSSESPCRASQRNTPGPKPREKREDTFKRYSSSPSINVLSRVTSRSSLRSSSSDSSGRAKSERNTNQRQQRAGSRNSDKVTWRRIRDEDVSQILKSTLPPTALPLLPSPEGPKQMPPPLPGKLPTITLASRKTSDAIVQTEDYSANKTNSSTSPTIEKVLGITEEATKMALPRKISMAFGNTLQDGDSDGSLKTYSTASTSTFQSVESTHSGGVGHFRQSSPSKSVRVTPFNYIPSPMVCCSPQTHGQAQTMPEKTGEKHEA, from the exons atgagagaattcgccagagAGCAGAATTCG GAGGTTCTGAGGCAGCTGCAGAGTAAACTGGAGCAGGAGGCCGGAACTCTTGCCTCTTCAGGCAGAACTGATGTGCTGGACCAGCTGAAAG AGCTGCATATGGACTTGACCAACTACTACGAGCTCAAGTACCAGCCTCACAACCTGCGTGTGTTTCCAGAGACGATGGCTAGCCAGGTAGGAGAAGGCGAGGAGAGACTGAGCATCGGCAGGGCCAGGAGTCCCGCCTGTCCACCGTCCCGCCAGTCCTCATCTGCATCTGGAGAGGGCACAGCCATGCACCCCGGGCACCCTCATCAGGCCACTGCAGAAGGCCGTGTCACTACCCAGCACTTAGAGGATCTCTGTAAAGAGAG gtCCATGTTGCTGAGTGAGATAGAGAAAGAGGAGAGAGAGCGGCGGTGGTATTACTCACAGCTGCAAGGTTTGTCTCAGAGACTGGCCGAACTGCCACGGCTTGATACG TTCTCAATGCAGGTGGATTTTATTCGTCAGCAGCTGGAGTTTGAAGCTCAACAACTGCGCTCCGTGATGGAGGAACGTTTCGGCACCAGCGACGAGATGGTTCAGAGAACACAA ATCCGTGTTGCACGATTGGAGCAGCTGGAGAAAGAGCTTCAGGAGGCCCAGAGCACACGCGGTCCTCAAGAGAAGAGTGCTCTATCAGAGACTCAG AGCACCGAGTGCCTCTCAAAAGCATCTGTGTCTGACATGGATACCGGAAATACTGGTACTTTGGAGGCCCCTGGAGAAGCAGGGAGCAAA GTGGAGATGGTGTTTTGGCTGCTGTCCATGCTGGCCTCTAGAGATCGAGAGGAGATGTCCCGTACCCTTCTGGCAATGTCAAGCTCGCAGGAAAGCTGCATTGCTATGCGTAAGTCTGGTTGCGTCCCACTGCTTGTGCAAATACTACATGAGGGTGGCACTGGGGAGGCAACTGGGACAGGAGGCTATAGTCGGGAAGCCCGTTCGAGAGCCAGTGCTGCCCTGCACAACATTGTGTACTCACAGCCAGATGAGGGCCAAGCACGACGCGAGATGAGAGTTCTTCATGTGCTAGAGCAGATCCGCTCACACTGCGAGAATGGCTGGGACTGGACTGAGAACCATTTAAGTACCCCCTCTCCTGGTGGTGGCAAAACCACAG AAATCCCTGAGCCAGTGGATCCCCAAATGTGCCAGGCCTTGTGTGCAATAATGAAGTTATCTTTTGAGGAAGAGTACCGTAGGGCGATGAATGAACTAG GGGGCCTGCAAGCCATTGCAGAGCTAATACAGCTGGACCAAGAACTGTATGGCATGCAAAATGAGCCAATCAATATGGCCCTCCGGCGTTACGCAGGAATGGCACTCACAAATCTTACATATGGAGATGTTgtaaataag GCTACTCTTTGCTCAAAGAAAAACTGTCTTCAAGCCGTTGTTGCACAGCTTGCATCTGATAGCGAGGAATTACAGCAG GTAGTGTCAAGTATACTGAGAAACTTGTCATGGCGTGCTGATATCAACAGCAAGAGGGCTTTGAGAGATGTCGGCAGTGTGTCAGCACTTATGACTTGTGCACTGCAGGCTACAAAG GAATCCACTTTAAAGAGTGTGCTCAGTGCACTATGGAATCTGTCAGCACACAGCACAGAGAATAAGGTGGCAATTTGCTCTGTTGATGGTGCTCTCGGCTTTTTGGTTAGCACTTTGACTTATCGATGCCAAACCAACTCGCTGGCCATTATTGAGAGTGGTGGAGGTATCCTGCGTAATGTGTCCAGCCTTATTGCTACCCGAGATGATTACAG GCAAATCCTCAGGGATCATAACTGCCTTCAGACTCTGCTGCAGCATTTGCGATCTCACAGTTTGACTATTGTGAGTAATGCATGTGGAACCCTCTGGAACCTATCTGCACGAAGTCCAAAGGACCAGGAATTGCTTTGGGATCTTGGAGCTGTAAGCATGCTGCGCAATCTCATCCATTCAAAGCACAAAATGATAGCCATGGGAAGTGCTGCAGCTCTGCGAAACCTCCTCACAAATCGTCCACTTAAATATAAAGATACTGCTGTTATATCGCCAGGATCCTGCATGCCATCCCTCTACATGAGGAAGCAGAAAGCATTAGAGGCCGAGTTAGATGCGAAGCATCTGGCCGAAACATTTGATTCAATCGAGAAGCAAAGTTTCAAGCATCAAAGTATAAACAAACCTTTGAGGCACATTGAGAGCCTAGCAAAAGACTATGCCTCAGATTCTGGTTGTTTTGATGATGATGAGGCTCCTAATGTATCAACCAGCTTGGATACTGGAACCTTCTCCATGCTCTCCATGTTCTTGAACAATTCTAACTTCCTTAATACCCAGCCCCGTAAGCGAGAGGGAGAGCCTGAACAAGACGTCGAAACCtttcaaactgaaaataaaaggtCACAACCCCCTGATGATGAAGTGTCTGTGGCAGCTGAGAAATTAGCCAAGAAGATCACTAACACTGTGGCTAAAATTGACAAACTGGTGGAAGACATTACCATGCATACATCCTCAGAGGACAGCTTCAGCCTCAGCTCAGAAGATCATTTTGTGGATTGGAATTATGGGCCAGATGAGCTTCACGAGGCACGAGCCATTTCCTGTTCCCCTTGTCATCTTTCTGACACCAGCTCTTTTTCACCTAAAGAGCGTCTCAGCAGAGCACATGCCTTCTTGCATCTTAAAACCGCCAACTCGAGTTTATCCAATGACAGCCTTAACAGTGGCAGCACCAGCGATGGATATTGTGGCAGTCAGGACCAGACTCATATTGTGGCAAAACCAACAGAACAACGACGTCCTAATAAACTTGACCTTAAGGTAACTCACGAAGAACCAGTGAACAGTGGTGTATATATTTCAAGAGTCATGTGTCAAAATGAGATCCCTGAAAGAGATTTTGAGACAAACAAGGATGCAGTTTTGCTTGATTCAGGTTCCACCGATACAGAGAAAAGCCAAGAACCTTTTATATCCACACCTGCAACAGTATCAACCAAGGTGTCTTCAGATGCTAGTATACCAACTGTCAAGTTGTCTCCCTCCTATCAGCATGTTCCACTGATCCAGAGTGTTGCCAAGTTTGGCATTGCAAAAACTGCAATTAATGTTCAGGCAGCTCAAGCAATGCGCAGGCAAGCTTGGGTTCCAACAGTGATGACTGGAGGTAGTATAAGCAAGTTTTCCCCAATATGCTCTGCAAGAAGCCCCACAATAGGACAGCTGGAGACCCCTCAGAAGTATTCTGTAGAGAACACTCCAATATGCTTCTCTCGCTGCAGTTCTCTGTCTTCTCTGTCTTCTGGAGATGGAGCTCTTGATGGACAGAGTCAGACGGAAAATGAGCTAGAGAGTGACTCCTCATTAGAAATCATAGAGGTAGAAGATGTGAATGTTGAGAGAAAAGATGAAGAGGATGAGACACTTGATGACTTAAGTGACAGTCAGTTATTGTTAACTGATCAGAAAATCAGCAGCTCTGATCCAACTGAGATCCCTAGTACAATCAAAAATGAGAAGAGGTTCCTTAGAGGAGTGTCTCCAGTAATTCTTGAGGACAGGACACCATCTAGCTCTTCAGAAAACTACATTCACGAAACACCTCTTGTAATGAGCCGCTGTAGTTCAGTAAGCTCACTTGGCAGCTTTGAATCTCCTTCAATTGCCAGCTCTATTCAGAGTGATCCATGTAGTGAAATGATAAGTGGTACTGTTAGCCCCAGTGACTTACCAGACAGCCCAGGACAAACAATGCCTCCGAGTCGCAGCAAAACTCCATGCTGTGCAGAATCAAGTGGACCAGAAACACAGAATCTTAGTGGTGTAGGAAGCCAGTGGGAAAACAGTTTGCGCAAATTCATGGAAATCGCAGACTTTAAAGAAAGGTTTAACCTACCTCCAGATTTGGACACAATGATCTATTTCACTGTGGAAAAACCAATTGAGAATTTCTCATGTGCCTCTAGTCTGAGTGCCCTCCCTCTGCATGAACACTATGTCCAGAAAGATGTGGAGCTCAAACTTACTCCTTTGCTAAACCAGCAAGACAATGATCCAGAGGATTCTGAAAAGGAAGAGGACATGGATGACCAAGACCAGTATAGTGAAGGCAACTCAGACGATGACATAGAAATTCTGAAAGAATGCATTAATTCTGCCATGCCTTCCAGGTTTAAGAAGGTAAGGCCAACTGTGATGCCCAACCTCTCAAACCAAGTTCTCAACATGCAGAGTCGAAAATCTGCAAATCTACAATTACCAGTGTATATGGTGCTGCAgaacaaaaataatcaaatgtgtACTGGACAAAAGCTTGGAATGTCTTCAAAAGAAATCTTTCATGATGATTCCTCTTACACTGACTCTGCTGAAGGTACGCCCATCAATTTCTCAAGCACCACTTCCTTGAGCGATGAAACTCTCCAGTATCCACTCAAAACTAAAGGAATAAAAGACTGGCGAAGAAACAAAGAGACACAAGAGCTTATTGACATTGAGGCAAAGAGAATTGAAGACCTACGCATGTTCTCCCGCTTCCACAAACCAACTAAAATGACATGTCAGTCTCACATAGTCACAAACCAATTGAAAAAGACAATCAGACATATGGTACCCACTCAGAGATTACTTATACAGAGTAAAGAGATGGCAGCAAAAATGACCCAGCAAAGGATTCAAAGCCAGTCTCCAGTTCGACAAATTCAAAAGCAAGGACAGAATCTGTCAAAAAGCATGCCACAGTTAGACATTCctataagaaaacaaaacacaaaggtGTACCAAAATCAGAAAACCTGCTCTCTGAGTCATGCACAGGAAAATACTTTAGCCTTTCAGTCTAGGTATCACCCAACAACTATGGAAGTGGCCATCAGCCATAAAATGGACAGACAGGATGGACTGATGAATAGGACGGGACAGAAACCAAACCAAACTAATGTAATACGCAATGCTAATATACAAGATCAAGTCAACAGTTACCAGTCCCGCCAAAAGGGTTTTCACAGAATCAAGCAAAATCTAATTTTAGAAGAAGCACCTCCATGTTACTCTTTGAGTTCCTCCCTTAGCTCTTTGAGTGATGCAGAATTTGAGGAACATCATGAAAAACCTCAGCATACATGGATAAGgaataaacataatattacatCCAAACCCCAGTGCCCTCCAAAATCACAGCAAGAATGTAACCAGTTTGAAGAGAACAGCTCACCAAGTTCAGTCAGCATGGATTCAGAAGATGATCTTttgataaaatgcataacatctGCAATGCCTCAACACAAGAAAAAGCAGTCTgccagaaaaaagaaagctgaGAAAAAGCACAAACAGAAAGCTACTCTTCAGAAAGCAACAGAGTGGAGCCCTGAAAATGACCTAGATTCTGATGAAATGGCATCAGACAAAGACTCTGATCTCAACAGTGTTGAATGGAGAGCAATACAAGAAGGAGCTAATACAATTATTACCACATTACAAGCTTCAAAGTCCCAGGAACCCTCATCGGAGTCTGAATCAGTTCTGTCATTTATGTCTGGATCAAGCTTTACTCCTAAAGAGAAGAAGGTATACAAAGATGACAAAAATGCTAATAAACCACTTGATTTTGCCCCTCGTAAACCTGTTCCAAACTTTCCTGTGGTCTTCAGGGGTAGAACAGTGATATACACTCCCAAGAAGGAGACAACCCTCTCTCAAATACCACCACCTAAAAAAGTGACACAGAAATCGGATGCCCCTAAAAACCCAAATCTAGCTCAACACAGGTCAAGAAGCCTTCACAGACTGGGTCAACCCATGGACTCCATGCAGTTGTCATTGCCCAAAAGAAGCTCAACGCCACCTGCCAGGATACCAAAGAGCTCATCTTCAGGATCATCTCAAAGTTCAACACCTTCCAGGCATCCTCAGAAAAAAGTAACCTCCCCGACCCTGACCATTAAACAAGGTCCAGAGAAGGTGGCGTCAGCACCATGCAGTCCACCGGACAAAAGAGGAAGCACTTCAAACACTAATCAGAACTCGAAGTCTCCCATAGACAGGAAAACACAGAAATCCCCTGTCAGAATACCATTCATGCAGAATCCATCAAAGCAAGCAAGAAACATTTCACCTTTAGTAACCAACCAGCCCACTAGCATCAGTAGACAAAATACGCAGATGTCAGGGAAAAGAATCCTGCCAGCAAATCGATTGGATTTGGTTCGCATGACATCTACTCATTCAAGTAGTGGTGAATCAGATCGTAATGGCTTTCTCAGACAACTGACGTTCATCAAAGAGTCGTCAAAAGTCTCAAGACGTGATGCTTCTTCACGTTCTGTCCCAACATCACAGCATGCCTCACCCCGAAGAGCAGTTCCAGGGGCCCCAGCAGTTTTCTTATGTTCTTCTCGTTGTCAAGAGCTGAAGGAAGCAGTTCAAGTTCCAAGAAGAATGCCTGTGACTCAAGGACAAAGACAAGTGCAGGAACAGGAGGTACTCAGACAGGACATGGCTCCATCAAGAGCCACCTCCATTGATAGGGACGTCACTGTGAAACGCCCAGCTAGACGTACAAGCTCGGAAAGTCCTTGCAGGGCCTCACAGAGAAATACGCCCGGCCCAAAGCCAAGAGAAAAGAGGGAGGATACCTTCAAAAGATACTCGTCCTCACCAAGCATAAATGTCTTGAGTCGTGTCACCAGCCGCTCCTCTCTTCGCTCTTCATCCTCTGACTCAAGCGGACGAGCTAAAAGTGAAAGGAACACAAATCAGAGGCAACAGAGAGCTGGATCACGTAACTCTGACAAAGTGACCTGGCGAAGGATTCGCGATGAGGACGTTTCCCAGATATTAAAGAGCACCCTTCCACCCACTGCACTGCCCTTGTTGCCTTCACCTGAAGGCCCCAAACAGATGCCACCACCGCTACCAGGAAAACTGCCTACTATTACTCTAGCATCACGGAAAACAAGTGATGCAATTGTTCAAACTGAGGACTACTCAGCCaacaaaacaaattcaagcaCCTCTCCCACCATTGAAAAAGTTCTTGGCATTACAGAGGAGGCCACAAAGATGGCCCTTCCCAGGAAAATAAGCATGGCCTTTGGGAATACCCTCCAAGATGGGGATTCGGATGGATCTCTAAAAACCTACAGCACAGCATCAACCTCCACCTTTCAGTCAGTGGAAAGTACCCACAGTGGTGGTGTTGGCCATTTCCGACAGAGCTCACCCAGTAAATCTGTCAGAGTTACTCCTTTCAACTACATCCCCAGCCCCATGGTCTGCTGCTCTCCACAGACACATGGTCAAGCACAGACAATGCCAGAGAAGACAGGGGAAAAACATGAAGCATAA